A window of Juglans regia cultivar Chandler chromosome 7, Walnut 2.0, whole genome shotgun sequence contains these coding sequences:
- the LOC108988993 gene encoding probable protein phosphatase 2C 34 yields MVLFPSFLDGLTRSESLLKKGKNYENDVGRETAKTLAKEARKNELILSSSGTVKSNKSNNFASVCSKRGKKGINQDCLIVWEEFGCQEDMIFCGIFDGHGPWGHLVSKRVRKSVPASLLCNWQESIASTSLDLDPKIEVDRNLHRFNIWKQSYLKTYAAVDQELKHHPRIDSCHSGTTALTIVKQGENLVIANVGDSRAVLATSDDAGHLVPLQLSIDFKPNLPQEAERIAESKGRVFCLQDEPGVYRIWKPNGQTTGLALSRALGDYCLKDFGLISVPDVTQRNLTSRDKFVILATDGIWDVISNQEAVQIVSSTPDREKSAKRLVECAVRGWKHKKRGIATDDISAICLFFHTPSPQPIPDVHVSK; encoded by the exons ATGGTACTTTTTCCATCCTTTCTTGATGGGCTGACCCGATCTGAATCCCTCCTCAAGAAAGGCAAGAATTATGAGAATGATGTTGGAAGGGAAACTGCGAAAACATTAGCAAAGGAAGCCAGGAAGAATGAGTTGATATTGAGTTCTTCTGGCACCGTTAAGTCTAACAAATCCAACAACTTTGCATCTGTATGCTCTAAGAGAGGGAAGAAGGGAATAAATCAGGACTGCTTAATTGTTTGGGAG GAGTTTGGATGTCAAGAAGACATGATCTTTTGTGGGATTTTTGATGGGCATGGCCCATGGGGACACCTTGTATCCAAAAGGGTCAGGAAATCAGTGCCTGCTTCTTTGCTGTGCAATTGGCAAGAATCTATAGCTTCGACCTCACTGGACCTGGATCCTAAAATAGAAGTGGATAGAAATCTTCATCGGTTCAATATATGGAAGCAATCCTACTTAAAAACTTATGCTGCCGTTGACCAGGAGCTTAAGCATCATCCCCGAATCGATTCTTGTCATAGTGGTACTACAGCTCTGACGATTGTTAAACAG GGGGAAAACCTTGTCATTGCAAACGTTGGAGATTCTAGGGCTGTATTGGCAACTTCCGATGATGCTGGCCATTTGGTACCACTTCAGCTTAGCATTGACTTTAAGCCCAATTTACCTC AGGAGGCTGAGCGAATAGCAGAGTCCAAGGGACGAGTCTTTTGCTTACAAGATGAACCTGGAGTGTACAGGATCTGGAAGCCTAATGGTCAGACAACAGGACTAGCACTATCAAGAGCTTTGGGTGACTACTGCCTAAAGGACTTTGGGCTTATTTCTGTGCCAGATGTGACACAGAGGAATCTAACCAGCAGAGACAAATTTGTCATCTTGGCAACAGATGGG ATATGGGATGTTATTTCGAACCAAGAAGCTGTACAAATTGTGTCTTCAACACCTGATAGGGAAAAATCAGCAAAAAGGCTTGTGGAGTGCGCTGTCCGTGGATGGAAACACAAGAAGCGAGGCATTGCGACGGACGACATCTCAGCTATTTGCCTCTTCTTTCACACTCCATCCCCTCAACCAATCCCTGATGTGCATGTCTCAAAATGA